Genomic window (Plasmodium relictum strain SGS1 genome assembly, contig: PRELSG_00_v1_79, whole genome shotgun sequence):
ttaattatttttatataaacaatTTTAGTGAAGATTTAgatttctaataaaaataagaatatatttttattgaagTAAATAAATTCCTCTAAATGAATAATTGCTGAACTATGTAGACTATTTCTGTAAggtttaattattaaaatctgACTTATTAATTGACTGTTTAATGGATTTGCTAaggtattaaaaaaacaaattaataaagagcacatataactaaatatacctATTTTTAGTGTACATACTTATTCTCATacatagaaatatttatcatatataacatttaatttgaaCTAAGCAACTCTATATTGATTAACAggcatatatttaatttgacaAATGTGTAGttatttataaagaataagtatattcttttaatttagaaaCGTACAAAGATAATTaagttataacaaataagaaaattaaattttaagttattttattgttatttcaaaatatgcAATTTTAATGTAATATAAACAtgatactttttatttatcaaaagaagtaaaaatcttattgtttctttttatacattaactttttttttaagtaaaaaaaactaactctttttctattatttttttttttaaataacaaaaaaataattaaatctttttttttaattacaaaaaataaaaagaataaaataaagataaaaaaatacagatatatatatatatatatatattgtttttttctaattagAGTTATTGAATGACTGAATTGTACTTTCCTAACTAGTATGCCAACTTTATATactataaaaggttaataatatattttattagcCAACATTATACTGGGATTTATGATATTGCAATACCCCATTCTCTTAAGtcatttcattttctttttttattttttcttcatctttgttcttttttatcGAATTTTCAtgtttattttgtttattccgtttctttaaaatatttctttgcCTTTCTTGCCAATTTTTCAGAACTATTTGTGTTTCCAACATGggatttattatttctttttttattttgtttgtATCTTTTATCATACGTTTCATTTCCTCTTTCCAATCCAACTTCAGCTCTTGAAACCAATCTTCTTTTTTCCAGCATTCCCAttgttttttcttcttaTCTATCATAATATTCATTTCTCTTTCTTCTTCTGTCTTATCTGTTTCCTTGTTTCccattttttgtttataggATCCTCCACGTTCTTTCTTTTGTTCTATATATGATCTAAGAAACTCATTTCTCATGGAATATATCTCTTCCTTTTTACATTGATCTAATATCATCATATGTATCTCTACGCACATATTAGATATTAACTTTTCCTTCTTTATCTTATTatttacttctttttttatgtcTACTACTGTTACGTCTCTTCTCtgattttctaaattattttccttttcttctaCATTCTCTTCGTTTTCTTCTCTTACGAATTCATATTCTTCTAGCAACTCTTCAAACCATCCCTTCTTATAATATCCCATAAATAACTCCCTTTGTTTCTGTAACCATTGCTTccatatttctttttttctctctAATGTAGGATgactatttttttcatttgttcCATCTATAATTTCTGATTTTCCTAAtgtttctatatattttttttcttcttttttccaTTCTTccttcatatttttaaaccATTCTTCCTCTTTCCATTTTTCCAACATGCTTCCTTGTCTTTCTATCCATTTCCCTGATAATATCTTTTGTTTCTCTGATTCAATGCTACtactttcttctttttttatcattgtAGCTTCTTTGCCCTTTACATCAACTGATTCTTCATCTTTTAACCATTCATTTAAGCaaatttctaaaaattcTACTCTATTTAATTCCCACTCCTCTTGTTTACAATCCTCCATTATCACCATATGTATTTCTATTAAAGTTTTTCGCTTCGGCTTTTTTCTCAATATCATACAATCGCTCTTTTCTTTCACTTTTTCTACCTTCTCTTCCATATGTTTTATcttttgttcttttttttttctttctttttcatcttcTCTATTTATTTCCTCCTTTTTCTCctgtaaatatttttgtttttctctTTCCTCTCCAATTTCAtcatcttttatatttttttctgctACGTTAATTTTATCTGATTCTTTTCTATTGACTTCTTTACTATTGTATTCATCCATGAACTTTATAAAggattcatttttattttcattctcTAAAAACTTCTTATGCATATCTTTCCAATGTTTTCTCCATATAATCTTTTGCTTTTGCAGCATTGGGTTTTCGATTATCTGCTCATTATTCCCTAATAAGTTTTCCTTGTTCAACTCTTccatatatttcttttctttgCCCATCCATTCTTTCTTCAATTCAATAAaccatttttcttttttaaatttctctaattttcctctttttttttctaatataaagttttttattatttcttcttctatttccaaaatttcttttttttcatctgaATTGTCCTGCATTTTCAACTTTTCTATgcattctttaaaaaattctttattgTTCCTTATCCATTCCTCTTTTTTACATTCATCCAATACCATCATATATATCTCTATCCTTAATCTcgatattaatttatttttgtttgaaTCATTATATGCTTTATTTCTCTCCTCTATCTGAGTTCTTATTTTCTCTCTATCTGTTGtttccatattttttttcatttcttctaCTTCATATTCTACTAGCAATTGTTTTAACAAtctttcattaaaaatatgcGACTTTTTTTGCTTTTGTATCCAATTCTtccatattattttttgtctCTCTAGCATGGGGTTAATTGCTCCCTTTTCTGTGCCTTCCATCATctcttcttttattaattctacACATTTATTTACTTCTTTTTTCCATTCTTCTATCAAATTTTTAAACCACTGTTTCTTTTTCCATTTCTCTATCAACTTATCATTCCATTCTGTCCATATTTTCCATAAAGGCTTTTGttctaaaaaaatactaGTAATTTTTTCTTGATCTATTTCCATTGTTAAGTCTCTGATAATTATATCCGAATATATACCTTCTTCTTTAAATTCATCCAAACAAATTTTTAGAAATCCTCTTCTATTAAATTCCCACTCTTCCTTTTGACACTCTTCTAATACCATCATATGAATTTCAATTATAGCTTTCCATTTCCACTTTTTATCTATTACAACAGTATTGATCTTTGTTtctatatttcttttactatgttcttcttctttttttattctttcttctttttctttattttcattttctttggATTCTTCTTCTCCGTATCTTTCACCTATATTAACTTCATTTTCCAATCTTATTTCACATATGGAACCGTTTTTCTCATATATCCCAagatttttcatattattctCTAACTTTTTATAGGGAAAAGCTAAAGATGTTGTCAAATCTATTTGTACTTCTTTCtgttttttatgttttttttttttcttagatTTACGATTATCAAACCATGATCCAATAGGAGTATgctattatataaatagaaaattttaaattaaaagagtacatttttttattttaattttattttaacaaaaataaataaataaaatgaatatagaaatatttacatatttatgTTATAATTTATCTTACTTTATAGAGAAGGGCAAAAAAgaacataaataaaattagtgaTCCTCCTATTGGGAGAATAATTAAGGTAGGTAAAATTCCTGAAGATGTAGTTTTTGTAGAATTACCTGAAATTATATTTGGAAAAGTTGCATCTTGTAGAAGTGAAGGATGGGTAGCTACAACGTTACTTgttgatatatataaagtcTTTATTGAATTATTTAGCATAAGATTGGAATTATTCATTGAACtatttaaagtatttttatttatatctggagatatagataaattatatgaaGTTTTAGGTTCTTTTACAACTGGAGTTGTGGTATTTATAGTAGAAAGTTCAATTGGAGATATAGCTTCAGATACAGATGCACTTGTAGATGAAGATGTATTTGCAGGTGTTAATGGCGTTGCACGTGTTGGTAAAGATTCTGTTTTATTTGTCCCCGTAGAAGCAGGCTTAATTGGAGATTTATTTGAAGAAACGGATACATTTGTATGTGGAGATACAGTTGAAGATGTTGGTGCAACTGAGGTTGTGGTTATACTTGTAGAAGCAACTTTAGTTGGAGATATATTTGTAGATAAGGGAGTATTTGTAAGTGAAGATACGGATGTA
Coding sequences:
- a CDS encoding surface-associated interspersed protein (SURFIN), with the translated sequence MDINKELNRKTRSLIQSLQSLFSNPYRDWKDKFTREVDQRLNQLKRETILKKQKRLCRDFNDWVDDTKEDFFTTLGKKLNIQRDSKTKWEENEKSIIGKMSSIYSCKRNPSKYNKTIRNKRRRVEDFCEERDERIGELNKNFTNQKCMDLNKWINSKKDDFTKNNRWSIDDSKKNNKDFEISKNCTLYNMKMFSSNIDCYKSGSYSDKTSENNNFASNSKKTSNSITSNTNTNQHTPTPKLAIKSPTGSTPKSVTTTSIISTLTSVSSLTNTPLSTNISPTKVASTSITTTSVAPTSSTVSPHTNVSVSSNKSPIKPASTGTNKTESLPTRATPLTPANTSSSTSASVSEAISPIELSTINTTTPVVKEPKTSYNLSISPDINKNTLNSSMNNSNLMLNNSIKTLYISTSNVVATHPSLLQDATFPNIISGNSTKTTSSGILPTLIILPIGGSLILFMFFFALLYKHTPIGSWFDNRKSKKKKKHKKQKEVQIDLTTSLAFPYKKLENNMKNLGIYEKNGSICEIRLENEVNIGERYGEEESKENENKEKEERIKKEEEHSKRNIETKINTVVIDKKWKWKAIIEIHMMVLEECQKEEWEFNRRGFLKICLDEFKEEGIYSDIIIRDLTMEIDQEKITSIFLEQKPLWKIWTEWNDKLIEKWKKKQWFKNLIEEWKKEVNKCVELIKEEMMEGTEKGAINPMLERQKIIWKNWIQKQKKSHIFNERLLKQLLVEYEVEEMKKNMETTDREKIRTQIEERNKAYNDSNKNKLISRLRIEIYMMVLDECKKEEWIRNNKEFFKECIEKLKMQDNSDEKKEILEIEEEIIKNFILEKKRGKLEKFKKEKWFIELKKEWMGKEKKYMEELNKENLLGNNEQIIENPMLQKQKIIWRKHWKDMHKKFLENENKNESFIKFMDEYNSKEVNRKESDKINVAEKNIKDDEIGEEREKQKYLQEKKEEINREDEKERKKKEQKIKHMEEKVEKVKEKSDCMILRKKPKRKTLIEIHMVIMEDCKQEEWELNRVEFLEICLNEWLKDEESVDVKGKEATMIKKEESSSIESEKQKILSGKWIERQGSMLEKWKEEEWFKNMKEEWKKEEKKYIETLGKSEIIDGTNEKNSHPTLERKKEIWKQWLQKQRELFMGYYKKGWFEELLEEYEFVREENEENVEEKENNLENQRRDVTVVDIKKEVNNKIKKEKLISNMCVEIHMMILDQCKKEEIYSMRNEFLRSYIEQKKERGGSYKQKMGNKETDKTEEEREMNIMIDKKKKQWECWKKEDWFQELKLDWKEEMKRMIKDTNKIKKEIINPMLETQIVLKNWQERQRNILKKRNKQNKHENSIKKNKDEEKIKKENEMT